ggctgatattttttttagaaagcaaagaattgtcacaccaaatactaactttgtttagtttattactgtttacagtacagtgataaacaaatacaaacacaatgtTAATTAACTTTCAGTCCTCACAAACAACAACTTTGAGAAGAAACTGAACTCACATCTCACTGATGCCAACATTTAAGTGAATGATGTTGCATCAGAATAAGACGATTTTTTTGAACAGATTTGGGTTTGTCACaacatattaatacacacatattaattaataatttattctaTCTTTACAGCatgaatataaatctgtgaCAATATGAGATCACTGGagggctgaacacagacaccaAGAGGCAGTGATCTGGGGAGCACACTCCTTATTTTTCAAAGTGGTGCAGGAATAAAGTGGGGGTGAAGTGCTGGTAGCTGGTGAAGCTTGGTGAGGTGGGTGTCGTCTCTGGGTTGTGGCAGCGGCACGACGATGAGACAGAGGGTGCACAGAGGACGATCTCAGACAGTGCGGAGTTCGGCCAGGTAGTACTTCAGCTCCTCTATggcccacttgatggccaggGCCTCCGTCTCCACTGCAGCATATTTCTTCTTCATGGGGGGGTCAGCTTTCAGCTCACATAGAGCTTTCAGCTCACAAGACCGGGTGCTCCTCCCCATCAAAGATCTATGAAAGGACGGCCCCCAGTTCTGTCTCCGACACATCCGTTTGAACAATGAAGGGGCGGCTGAAGTTGGGGTTTCAAAGGACAGGGGAGCCCATCAGCACCTGTTTCAGTTCCTTGAAGGCTCGCTTGGTCTCCCGACTCCAGTGCACCCTGTCCGGCTGGCTTTTCCTGATGAGATCTGATAGGGGAGAGGCAATCAAGGAGAAGTTGGACAAGAAGCATCTGTAATAACCAGTCAACCCCAAGAAAGCATGTCTGTTTCTTGGTGATGGGTCTTGGGTACTCACGCACTGCTCCCACCTTCTTCTTCTGCAGCATCAGGAGCTGGCTGATGCGGTACCCCAGGTACTGTGCCTCCGTGAGTCCCAGGTGGCATTTCTTGGGGTTGGTGGTCAGCCCAGACTTCCGGAGCTCCCCTAGGACCTCCCTAAGATGGCGCAGATGGCCAGATGGAGGAATGAATTATGACATTGTCAATACAGGCCGCAGCGTACTGGCTATGGGGCCATAGAACCACGTTCGTCATTCGCTGAAGAAGGTGGAGAAAGCCGTCTTGGGTTTGGCCTCTGGGTGCAAGGCCACCTGCCCAAAACCTTTGGTCAGGTTGCATCTCCGCCTCCATTCCAGGCCATAGGAAACGGTCCTAACAGGAAGTAGGTTGCTGGCAGTCGCTGTTTGGGGTGGTGGTGCACCCCCTCGATGATCCGCACCTGGCTCCAGCAGTTCTTTTGCCTTGCGTCTTCTTTCTGCTCCCGGCCGAAGTTCCCCTCTTGGGCAACCTAAGCAAATACAGAAGACACAGGTTTAGTGGGGATGGAGGTCTCACCTGCTGAGGTCACCCCGGCATCTCCTTCACCCTGGGCCATGCGGGCCTGCTGGACCCTCGGCCATGTCATCCTGGTTCTCCTCTTCCGTGGTGCTTTTGGGGCTCTGGCCATGGCGTATCCGGGCCAGTCTCAGCCCAGGATCAGGGGCACGGGGAGCTCCGGGATGAGGCCCACAAGGAGTGGCCACTCCTTCGCCTGGTGTCTTACACCAACTGCTTCCGGTTCCTGTGTGAGAACGCTAGGCGCGTTTGTGCTGCCGCTTCACACTGGTGTTTGTGTTTCCATTGGAGATGCTGCTGTGCAACGGCTCTCAAGTTTTGCTATTTTACCTTCTTGTATTTTTTCTGGGTGGTTCCGATCAAACAATTTCTTTTTGCATGACTCTACAGTATTCAACTGctcaactgctcagctttaAAACCACTAAAGGCTCTTTGCGCTTGTCTGCAGACATGTATGAATGGTGTAAACAGCTTGGCATTTTGTGACGCCCGCATTATATACACCTTTCGCGGAAGACACATCTGCCTTTTTACCACTCTTCATCAAACATCATTCCTGTTATTTTGTACCCGTGTTTTTCGAAAATCTCGACGGAGAAACTGTGCAACCAGCTATGGGAATCTGAGATCACTACACTTCGATCTTGAATATGGTAACCTTGGAAACGCGTCTGCTGTCCATGGTAACCTTAAACACGTGTCTTCAAATATGCAGTGTGCTGTGTTAAACACTCGCTCACTGACTGATAAGGCATTACTGCTACATGATTTAATCATGGACAAAAACCTGGACATGCTTTTTCTGACCTGGCAGGTGCCAAACAACTTTTTCTTAATCTAAATCTGCTCACACCGCCTGGATATATCTGTTTTTCCAAACCGCGTCCATATCGCAGGGGTGGAGGTCTGGCCATGGTCTGTCGTGAGACTATGAAATTTTCTGAATTTCATGTTCATGATGTTTCTTTGTTTGAATACCTTGCCCTGAAAATGACTGGACAGTCACCATTGGCTGTGGTTTTAATCTATAGACCTCGTAAAGCTCATCcttactttttttctgaaataggTGAGCTATTAACTCTTGTCTGTGCTGGATTTACAACAGTTATTGTGCTTGGTGATTTTAATATCCATGAGAATACTGTACAATGTGTTGAACTCATGTCTGTGCTGGAGTGCTTTGATCTAATTCAACATGTTAACTCTGCAACTCATTCTAAGaggccgtttacacgacaacgttttcagtcaaaaacaggaacctttttatgcattttgtctgttcgtttacacgacaacggcgttttggggactgaaaagtttttgaaaacgccgccgttatcgtctccatgtaaacagccaatacgggaatctttgaaaacggtgacgtcatgcgTGTGCGtagtacgtgtctattgtaaaggcaagcgcgaacaaacatacacaacaatggcggagtacatggtagtgttgttgctgctcaagagtttgctaacggttcttcagcaaagtgtggatttacttcaccaatattacaaccagCTAAAaaggtgacagcgccaactactggcctggcatatGTAATAagcgtttttggccgttatcgcgGATATGTGTAAACTGGAATCGTTTTGTGCATacatgaaactttttgaaaacacaAGAGAAAAACTTCACAGTTTTTGACTACAttgttgtcgtgtaaacgtagcctaaGGGTCATATAGTGGATCTTATCTGTACATCCGGATTAGGTACTGTTGATGTTAATTATATCGACTTTACTTTCTCTGATCATAAAATCTTAGTATTTAGCTTTAGTCTCCCAATCTCCATGCCTTGTACTAAAAAACTGCTTACTTACCGTAAACTCAGTTctgtgaaccctctgtatttttCTGCTTCACTAAGAACATCTGTTTTGTCTGAAGCACTATTGTCTTGTTGTCCATCAGAAATCTGTTGTGcctataataatgttatatgttGAGTACTTGATGAACATGCTCCTGTTAAGACAAGGTTGGTTCCATCCATTCATGTGTCTCCATGGTTCACTCCCGAACTTCAAGCAATGAAGGCCAAAGGTCGTCAGTTGGAAAGACTGTATAAGAAAACTGGACTTGCTGTGTATTCAATGATCTATACTGAGCAATTATCGCACAGCTCTTACTACTGCACGCACTTCTTATCTTTCTTCTACTATTAAGAATTCTACAAGTAAACCCAAAGCTCATTTTGCTATGGTAAACAAACTCACCAGTCCCCCTAAACATACTATCTCTGGCTCTGATGAGATCGTTAATGGCTTTCTTCAGTTTTTCgctaataaattaaaatcaatcaCGGCATCTATCAATGGTGACACTTCTCAAACTTATGATTCACACACTAAATTATTGGCAGAAGACAGAAAACGCTCTTCTTCTGCTTTCACTACCACTACTCCATCTGCTATACATGAACTGATTATGAAGTCTAACACTACGTCTTGCCAGCTTGACCCTGCACCAACTGCTTTACTTAAAATGTGTGCTGCTGATATTTCACCCATCATAACCAATTTGGTAAATTGTAGTTTAGTATCTGCTACTGTCCctacagaattaaaaaattgCTGCAGTCACACTCATCCTTAAGAAGGCCTGGATCATTTAAATATGAACAATTACAGGCCAATCTCTAATCTGCCTTTTCTGGCAAAAATCTTAGAGAAAGTAGTAGCGTCTCAATTAAGATCTTTCTTAACTACTAATGATCTTTTTGAACCtttccacactgcaaaaaataaccatctaaatataagaaacaaatgCATGATTTAAGAAGATACAGACTAGAAACAAgtcaaattatctgccagtgcACTAAGATAATTACACTTGGTAAAATTTCATATCTAGgatttagaaaacaaaaaaatgtcttaaaataagcattaaaacactTATTCCAAGCAGTGTATTTAGTCTAATTAACTTAAAACtagctttttaattaatttttaaacagtttgcttatcttaatttgtgtgaaaatatcttaaaaccaGAGCTACTAAACAAGATAATTCCTCTtaatttaagaattaaaaaattaagcatttaaacttaaaacaagACTATTAAAATCAAGATCACGCATACATATTGTCAACAATTATTCAttcaaatgaaaacacacagtagttaccatgcaaaaacaaagcaaaatcgTTACTTGCTGCTTCTCAAAATACCAGGCAACAGAGTTTATAGATGCTGAAAAGCTCCTCAATCTTATGTTATATTATCCAGTCAGTTtcaaaaacagtgtgtatgtattgaCAAAATATAATCTAGAAGTTGTCATTGCacttaaaactggaaattaaaaacCATACTGGATAATTGGAAAGGGTGTGGTGACTTAATACTGCAGAGACTTATAATTTGTTGTTaggttgtaaataaatgtgttggtgTTGACATAAAACGagcatttggaataaataatactaatgaacAAGTCCTAAGTGTGATTATTGAGCATTTTTTACTGGGCAACCTTAAAACCAATTATTACAGCTAAAACAAAGTCTTAAAAGATACAAGGCTGGCCTCAAATGATGCCTGTGATGGTAAATAAGCTTAACTTGCAGGTAAAATAACTAACTTTAAGCTTTGCTAactaagtaagaaaaaaaagataaataattttaaaacaatcataataatcTTACACAATCTGCTCTTgcatagtattttattcttaaaataagatCAATTAGATTTTATGACTAGAAATAAGATTGTAAGTCTTGACTAGATGAGGAGTTTTTGCAGTGCAGTCTGGGTTTCGCCCATCTCACAGTACTGAAACGGCTCTCACTCGGGTGGTAAATGATATTCTTCTTTCTATGGATTCTGGGTTAATAAACATCTTAATTCTCCTTGATTTAAGCTCAGCATTTGATACTGTTTGTCATGATATTCTCATTTCCCGCCTCTCTGATATTGGAATCTGTGGACATGCGCTTTCTTGGTTCATTTCTTATCTCACTGATAGACAATATTACATCACCAAACAAGGTTACAAGTCCACCACATCTTTACTGACACAAGgtgttccgcagggttcagttcTTGGTCCGTTACTCTTTATCATCTATATTCAGCCACTTGGTGATATAATACGTAAATATGGACTCCGTtttcactgttatgctgatggcGTCCAAATCTATTTTACCACCTCCTCTGATATACCTTCTCTTCCTGACTCAGTTACGGCATGTATCAGGGAAATCAAACATTGGATGTCCCTGAACTgtcttaaattaaatgaaagcaaaacTGAAATAATGTTGATTGGCCCCACTACATTTGTCAGCAGAATGGACCTGTCCTATGATATGGATGGGGTCCTTGTTAAACCTTCCTCCCAGGTACGCAGTCTTGGTGTTTTGTTAGACTCATCTCTGTCGTTTGTCTCTCATATTGCTTTTGTCATTAAGAATTGCGTAATATTGCACGTCTCTGTTCCTCCCTCAGTCTGGCTGATGCAGAAACATCCATGACTGGATGTTTAGTCCATGCACTTATAACATCATTTTTCGACTACTGCAATGCCTTGTTAATTGGCTTACCAAAGAAATATCTCAAAAGATTACAGTATGTACAACATGCAGCTGCCGGGGCGCTAACCTCGACCAGACGTAGTGCTCACATAACTCCCGTTCTGCACAATCTTCACTGGTTACCTGCTGAATCGCACATTCAGTTTAAGGTTCTTTTACTAACAGTTAAGGCTCTAAATGGTCTTGCACCACTGTATATATCAGACCTACTTCACCCATACTTGCCCACTGGGTCTCTTAGATCATCTGAACTTGGCTTATTGTTCCTTTTGTGTTGTCGCTCCCAAGCTCTGGAATTCACTACCCCTCTCACTTCGTAATATTTCCTCTCTATCTGCTTTCAAATCTCagcataaaacatatttatttgaaatgtatttccAGTGAATCGTATgtttaattgtattgtattgatgtattgtattgtataaatgtattgtattgtattgtattgtattgtattgtattgtattgtattatttgtACTGTATTGATGTAAATCTGTTAAGAGTCCTTGAGCTTGTGGAAAGGCGCTATACGAAtaaaacttcttcttcttcttcttcttcttcttacacCAACTTGGGCCGCTGGAACTTACTGGACGTCTCTGTGCATGCAGGAGCCCGTCAGGGAGCTACTGGGTTTGGGAGAGGTGAGGATGGAAGGACGGGCCAGGGTGACTGTGCTCCCAGAGGGAGGCCAGGAGGGCCGAGACTGGGCTGCCGTTAACCTCGACTGGGATGGTGGGAGGGGTCACTTTGTGTAGGGAACATCCTGTGAGCCATGGCTTCTCCATACGTCGAGGGGTGGTGGCAGGGTCTGGCTCGTTAGGCATGGTCGCGAGGCGTCCTATAAGCAGAGTGACTCTGGCTGGGTCTCCCCTCCCTGGGGGAGTGCAAATCCTGTTGCCTCACCAGCGGGGGCCAGGAAAACTCTCATCGTTCACCCCTGCTGATTTCTATGGTGGTTCCCACTCTCTCCAGGGCTTGCACCATCTCCCTGGGGTTCCGGGCTCCCCGTATGCCCATGGCCGTCCTCTCTTCGGGTGGTAAAGCCCTCAGGAACTGGCCCATGGCCACCCTCGCAACAACCTTGGTGGCAGAGAGGAGTTCAGTCTGTAGCCACCACTTGGTGATtcgtaacagcatgtccctctGGCTGCGAGGGGTGGCTTTTGGGTTGTAACTCCTCCAATGCAGCTCTGCTGCCATGCTAGTGGGGGAGAGGCCAAAGCGTAGAAGGGTCTCAATCTTGACCACGTTGTACTGGGCGGCTTCGTCTGGTGAGAGAGCATGGCACGCAAGCTGGGCCACTTCTCCCGCTGGGCGATGAGCTCAAAAGTCAGCAGATAGGCCTCCACATCTTTGTCAGGTGAGAGTTTCATGAGGAGGTGCTGGGCCTCCCAGGAGGGGCTAGGGAGGGGGCCCGCAGCAGCGCTGTTCCTCTGTTGCAGTTCCAGGAGCTCTTGGGTGGTGAATTGGAGGCCACGGGACAGCTCCATGGTGTCACAGCCTGCTACTGCAGGCTCATTTGGAGGAATTGCTGGAAGACAGTGTCCATCTTGGTGCTAGGTGCTGTGTTCACACCTGCATTCTCCACCACTGTGACAATGCTGCCCCAAAGCCAcaacagcaatcacagtcccaagccatcacagtacaactccccatatgagatctaagtggcaccatccccagcaatcccaatgatcttctggccatccatgtggggccacccccagcagcagcgagcgatctcaaccgatgagaactccaaccagaagtagggcatcaggatggatcactTCGGGAGAGCTGGAAAAACCAGACAAATGTGAGTTAAACCCTACAGTCaggctaagaaaaaaaaagtgtccggGTGAAAACCAGAAGTGTGGTAACCCTAGAGCTGCCATATTatgtacactgatcagccataacattaaaatcacctgcctaatattgtgtaggtcccccttgttccaccaaaacagctctgacccatcgaggcatggacaccacaagacctctgaaggtgtgctgtggtatctgataCAAAGATATTAGCAGCACATccttaagtcctgtaagttgtgaggtggggcctccatggatcagacttgctggccagcacatcccacagacacttgatcggattgagatctggggaatttggtgCCAAACACCTTGAACCCATTGTGATGTTCCTCAAcccatttctgaacaattttttgcagtgtagcagggtgCATTAtactgctgaaagaggtcactgccattagggaataccgttcctgtgaaggggtgtacttgatctgcaacaatgtttacgtaggtggtacgtgtcaaagtgaCATCCACATCAAGGCCAGGatccgaggtttcccagcagaacatagtccagagcatcacactgccttcgttggcttgccttcttcccatagtgcatcctggtgccatctcttccccaggtaagcgatgcacacgcacttgactgtccacatgatgtaaaagaaaacatgattcttcagaccaggccaccttcttccattgctcgaTGGTCCAGttcacgtgtccattgtaggagctttcggtggtggacagggtcagcatgggctctctgacaggtctgcagctacgcagccccatacacagcaagctgcactgcactgtgtgttgtgacacctttctatcaaagccagcattaactttttcagcagtttgtgtgGGATTGGACTAGACAATGACCATTTCAGGATGAGTCAGGAATGCAGATGAACCAGAATCTCAGCTAAAGCATAGTTGTGTTACAATAAATCACGTGGCATATTAATGGTGATGCTGTCTCATAAAATGTTGTCAAACCTCATAGTTACTCCAGCTCAGCCTCTTACAAAGGAGGGTTTGGATTTTTGCAAGAAATGTTTTGGTAACAGAGCAAAACAGAGACGCAAATGCTACCTGTGTATCAGTTTGCAGCCGACTAATGTGACTCCTGAACAATATAATTAGCACAGGTGAGTGTTGTAACAATGCAAGTTATTACTGCTAAcagataaataacttttaaCAGTTATGCTTATAACTGCAATTGGAAATACAGACACAATTTAAGTTATGCActtttgaaatttaaaatattagtagtattagtagtaagtTATATTATGattgattaataattaaaattaaacaaattcaaactcattttaaacaAGCAATTTTAAAATTCTTCAGAATGCTGGAATATGATTGAGAACAGAAAACTATTTgcctgtaatttatttattattttgtttttttttttagaaagaatcTTCACAGATATGGTGAGTTTGTTATTTCTTGCCTTTTTTCtaatctgttatttaaaaacgTTTTTCATCTTTATAAAAATTTGTAGGTTTATGGCTgtggatgttttattttaaatgcttaaaatgtgctatatatatatatatatatatatatatatatatatatatatatatatatatatatatatatatatatataggtgatgatgatgattattattattattatagaatcaAGTCATGCTGCTGTTGCTGATGGCTGCGTTGTCCTTGCTGGTTCACTCGGTTCCTGCCTATAACACGTCCCTGCCGCTGGACTGTGAGGATGTTTACAACCTAAAGATAAGTGTAAAGAAGAACGCCTCTGTTCCCAGTGGAGTGTACACCATTTATCCATCAGGGTCTAATAAACCCGTGGAGGTGTACTGTGATATGGGCTGCCTGGAGAACGGTGGGCAACACAATGAGAAATGGACTGTGAGTGAGAACATGAATCTGTTTAAGGCTGTTTGAGAAAATGTGAGGTAACAGTTTGTTACCTTTTTCTCAATGTTCTGTTTTCATGTGTGCACCATGATGTGTAATCCACCAACCAGGTGATTCAGAGGAGAATCGACGGCAATGTGAGTTTCTACCGGCCATGGGAGCAGTATAAGAACGGATTTGGTGACGCCAAGGGTGAATACTGGCTAGGTGAGAGAACACTGTGGCATTTTGTAATCATAGGAACATTGTCATTTCATCAAAGCAACCTTGATGGCCTACGTGTAGTTAATGCCTCTGAgtttgccagatttttcttgaatagACGTATCAGAAACAGGTTTTtcatgaatgattgaatgaatgaattaaaaatggccAAAAGCAATGATATAATGAGAATATGGCgagcattgaaataaatctaataggagtctagtaaaTTGCCAAAATATTACTGCTGCGTGAATAATTCTAGTTGtaatgatgtgaacattaatcgCCACAAATTTCACTCTTTATATAATCATTATTCGGCAGCTTACAAAATAACATTTGATACAACACATCGTGTTACttcgaatttttttttttgtatgtgcaGACTGTTActcatatataataaataaataaataataaacacagaaagaTTTCTAAGTGATGTCAAAGAGACACAGCAGAGCATTGCTCCTCATTGCAGAAACTGTGTAAAGATCCAGTTCTTCCAACACCACCTGTGTCTATCTGAATTATTAATGTCTTTATATTCCCAGCAAACGagtcaaaattattttataaattacagGTCTGGAGAACATCTTCCTGATGACCTACAGGGAGAAGTATCAGCTGAGAGTGGACATGGAGGATTTTGAGAAAGGCAGCGCCTACGCCCAGTACACTTTGTTCTACATCGACCCAGAGTCCAGCAATTACAGGCTGAATATCGGTGGCTACATCAATGGAGGAGCAGGTGAGAAAATTAGTAAACACCAATTTCTAATcctgaaatcacacacatcagtattcagacctcagatataactacagacttaagcacTATTCAGAAATTACGTGACAGCTACACATGTGGGGGCATGTGGGAGTTTGTCTGAAACAGGGGCGTGTCTCAATTACACTTGATTCTGATCTTGAACTTAAGCGCATGTTTCTTGAGTGATatcggctcgagtgaggagcagtattaagtccagcaccactgtctgacagtttgatgtaatcaTAATACTGTACGTGACACTGAAATTTATGTtctggctgtaaatacactcacacacactatggaatGTCATTCAAGGCCAGTATTAAATACGCAAGCATGacaatgttaattttatttcaatatatcGTCCCATTAAAATCCATGAAAACGTTTCTTTTCACATAGAGGACATCGGAGGAGACACATCTTAATCAGAGCCAAGGCTTAACTCAAGGAGTGAATAatttatggataaaataaaGTTTCTATGTAAGCGTAGCAGGTGAACGCtcggtcagattatccttcacgcTGTGGACATGTTTTCTCTACAGCAGTGTCCTCACACTGTCCCATGCTTTATCTTTTCCAGGAGATTCTTTGTCCTACGTGAATGGGAGAGACTTTTCAACATTCAACAAAGACTATACAGGATACTGTGCGGAGACGTACAGTGGAGGATTCTGGTACTATGGCTATTGGACGTGCCACCTCGCCAACCCCAATGGCCTGTACAAATATGGGAATGTGGGCTCATCGTACACAGGGATCATGTGGCAGTCCTGGAAAGGTTACAACTACTCTCTGAAGACCATTGTGATGAAGATCAGACGGATGGGTCTGGAAGATCTTGAAAGTCTTTAGGTTTCCAGAATGCTAGAAGAGTAGAATAGAGAGGAATAAATGTAATATCTCTAACTGCTGCTTCAGTAAAATGgcaagaaaattaatcaattaatcctAATCTTCAGTCTTTGGGTTTATCCTGTGGTATATCCCTCCTGTAATATCCTCAACTCTATTGATTCTCAACTCTATTagtttcctttttaaatatgtattttgtttccggtatacatttaaaatattttaaacaatcaaATGTTTGTACTTCTTATAAGCAATGAAATTCCTATATATAGAATGAAATAAACTTTCAGTAGAAGAGTCCAGTCTTACAttcttcatttttaacaacaCTTTGTTTACTGATTTATACATGATCGTCactaataaatatgttttaagatgaaaaactaaaaaaaaagttataaggTGTTAATGAAAATTTTCAACATTGTTATGGTGCACTGGGTATTTACACATTCGAGCATGTTGTTCTGCACCCAGCCTCAATTCTGGGTCTTTAGTGCCTGATTATTATCCATAAACCTAACATTTGCTTTCATCAGTATgcagatgacacacagctgtacatACTGTTCTACACGCTTAGCATGTGATGAACAAAAGTTTATCGGTTCATTGCATGAGTGCATAGAAGGCATGAATCACTGGAAATCTCGGAACTTTCTTGGTATTAGATGTGAAAGTTATGCTTGTTTGTTAAGACACCTTGCctataaacacaaaaatcaaATCATATCACCTTGAAGTATCACATCAGCGATGTCTGAAAGACAACATACCATCACACTGTAACATCTCAGTTGTGGAATTCTCTCTTTTGTATTGTACAACGTGTGTTTGtacaactctagaccttttatatgcttatttgtaagtgaaatactgagggaataacacacacctggccacagAACCACTGAGCAGCTgattgtccaattatttttgtctctttaaAAAGGGAagaccacatataaaaagtgtttttggtgtaattcctacaccattcaccCGATGTGGATggaagtctgcactttgagctcatattcattatttaatttaaactccAGTATCCTGttgtagacagctaaaataactaataatattaatggATCTGACTGTACACctgtataatttttatatatgtaagtCTTCGACAcatttttttagtattatttttagtaCAAGTTTTGTTGTAGAtgtttatgacttctgcattattgagtcagc
This Pangasianodon hypophthalmus isolate fPanHyp1 chromosome 26, fPanHyp1.pri, whole genome shotgun sequence DNA region includes the following protein-coding sequences:
- the LOC113524898 gene encoding microfibril-associated glycoprotein 4, which encodes MNQVMLLLLMAALSLLVHSVPAYNTSLPLDCEDVYNLKISVKKNASVPSGVYTIYPSGSNKPVEVYCDMGCLENGGQHNEKWTVIQRRIDGNVSFYRPWEQYKNGFGDAKGEYWLGLENIFLMTYREKYQLRVDMEDFEKGSAYAQYTLFYIDPESSNYRLNIGGYINGGAGDSLSYVNGRDFSTFNKDYTGYCAETYSGGFWYYGYWTCHLANPNGLYKYGNVGSSYTGIMWQSWKGYNYSLKTIVMKIRRMGLEDLESL